In Neorhizobium galegae, the following proteins share a genomic window:
- a CDS encoding helix-turn-helix transcriptional regulator — MRADLGGKEPRTSCGTGPEKADGLAENVRTELLVRLRAARLALRQDSCAAEMHVDAAVSLCSASLSRNMAGDPNSACLTCPQIAAVHRELNSRLADRIKIRLLAEAANLSPERFMGAFSATFNTTPRAYIRSHRLCLARQLVELTDLPLHRIASLCGLLDQSHFSNVFKKRYGLPPSAWRWKHRPVAIGMALPVSRAQWAGTPHPREVKADG, encoded by the coding sequence ATGCGCGCGGACCTTGGAGGCAAGGAGCCACGGACGAGTTGCGGCACCGGCCCGGAAAAGGCGGACGGCTTGGCTGAAAACGTCAGGACGGAATTGCTCGTGCGGCTGCGGGCTGCCCGTCTCGCGCTCAGACAAGACAGCTGCGCTGCCGAAATGCATGTGGATGCCGCGGTCAGCCTCTGCTCGGCCAGCCTATCCCGCAACATGGCGGGCGACCCGAACAGCGCCTGCCTCACCTGCCCCCAGATCGCAGCCGTGCACAGGGAACTCAATTCGCGGCTTGCGGACCGGATCAAGATCCGGTTGCTTGCGGAGGCCGCCAACCTTTCGCCCGAACGATTTATGGGTGCCTTTTCGGCAACCTTCAACACCACGCCTCGTGCCTATATCCGTTCCCATCGATTGTGCCTTGCCCGCCAGCTCGTCGAGCTGACGGATCTGCCGCTCCACCGGATTGCCTCGCTATGCGGACTTCTGGATCAATCGCACTTCTCCAATGTCTTCAAGAAACGCTATGGGCTGCCTCCCAGCGCCTGGCGATGGAAACATCGCCCCGTGGCGATCGGTATGGCCCTCCCTGTAAGCCGGGCACAATGGGCCGGAACGCCTCATCCACGCGAGGTTAAAGCTGATGGCTGA